The nucleotide sequence AATGCAAATATGGTGCTTGTAACTGCTAGAGATAGTCTATGGAAAGCGTGCGCTAATAAGTTCTAGAAAGCTAGCATGGTTAGCTTCAGTTGGCAGTTAGATCTCTCGGTGTCAGTAGAAGTTCGAAAGCTAGTATGGATAGCACCAGCTGGCAGTTAGCATTCATAAGTTCTAGAAATCTAGTATAGACGATGAACTATAAGGGCTATGATCTTGTCCTTCTCTGCAAAATTGGTTTATCTTGCTGCTTGACAGTTTCTTCTTCACTTGTCATGCAGCTTAACCTGCGACACATCATAAGGAGTGACATATTAATATATCCAGGCTATGTTCCTCTGCCTGGAGTAAATTACAAGGTTTTCCATTATGGGCTGAGATTTGGTGTTGGTGATTGGAGCTTTGACAAGGCAGACTGGAGAAACGCTGATATTGTAAACACATGTTGGGCCAAGTTCCCTGAACCACCTGATCCATCTGCTATCACGAAAGGCGATCAAAATGCACGGGAGAGGGATCTTCTCAGCATCGAGTGTGGCAAGGCTTTGAACAAGGCCCTATACTTGCACCACAAACGCCGAAATTGCCCTCGACTAAGCACCACCATAGGCAGCATCTCGAAGAAAATTGAGGAAGTTTTAACCTCCAATAAATCAGAGAGAGTTACACAACGGTCGTCCACAACTACAATTGGACGAAATGTGGAGCACATGGATGTGACCAGGCAGCAGGCTGTTGAAAGAGCCACAGACACTGTATCACGTGTACATGGATCAAAGAGACTAACCAGATCATCAAAGATGTGGATTTTTGCTGTTTGGGCAACATCTGTAGTAGTTTTTTTACTGGTAATCTCGATGTTTTTCTCGGATCGAAGGAGAAGTGTTTCGAGATCTAGGGCTTCCAGAAGCCAGAAGGCCCACAGCTTGACTATAAAACAAACAGTATGATCATAAGTTTATTCCTTTGCCAATACAGACATAAAGGGGGTACAGTACAAGGAATCTATAGGAAAGAAGAAGCCGGAGCTGATTAACCATGTGAATTCCTTATTTTTGACAAGTTTTTTTAGTGCTATTAGCAGATTTTGTTGCAACTACTGTAGCTAACGCTGTTATGTTCAATTCCTATAGGTGTTTGTTTAGCTTGGTGTAATTGATATGCTCTTGTATTGTTTTCCCTAGTCAATTAAGGTGTCTGTGTAGAAAATTGTATGTGATTAACTAGCATACGGATAGAATAAACATTTTGGTCACAATCCCTCTGGACTGCTATACAAAATTATAtgtgttttcaagtttttggtcaCACAATCCCTGTAGCACAACCGCTCTGTCTTCAAGTTTTTTTTCCACATCTTTAAACGACAAGTATTTCGTAAAAACATCTCCAACAACTTCTCTTTCCTGTCCTTACTCTTAGAATTGAGCCAAAAAAGCTAGTCCAACGACTCTCGTTTTCCCAGTAAAATATTGGTGATAAAAAACGCAACCTCCACGTAGAGAGGGGGTCAGGAAGAGCACAACTCCCTCATGTGAGGGGTGTTGCCCTTCTCACAATACCACCCAAACCGTGGGCCCATATGTCACACACCGCCTTCCCATCCGTCATCGCCGTTGACtagcgccgccgtccgccagagAGAGAGGCAGGGTGTCATACAAGACTTCATTTATCTAGATGTAGACCCATTTTTGCCTTGGGGTGCGTTATGTTACGGTAATATATTATGTCATCACAAACATCTGTTTCTCCATTAACTATttgtcacataagcaaatttgcctTGATATGCGTTGTGTTTTTTTGAACGTAAATAACTTTATTTCTCATATAATAGCCATGTCATTTACAGTATGTGGAAGAATAAAGTCAGGGGGATTGGAGTCCCAAAATTCAGATAAACCAAGGCTAAAGCAGTGCTTTGCTAAACAATCAGCAACAAGATTGGTTTCCCTTCCACAATAAACAAAGCTGACATTTGAAAAGTTAATCGCCAGCAGTCTAGTCTCGGTGATGATTGGCACATCGGGACCCATGTAAGCATCAAGGTCTGAAACAGCCTCCAATGCATTTAAACTATCTGATTCAATGATTATATTGGAGCACCCGAAATTAGAAGCCATAATAAATCCATACCGAATAGCCTTTATCTCTGCCGAAACCACTGATGCAACATTAATTTTGTTAATAGCTAAGTTACTCTCACTATGACCAGCTTGAGGAAGATTTACTGGAAATCTGTTGAAGATTCTCTTATAGAAATAGCATAGCAAGTTAGCAAAAACACCCCAGAAAAACTAGTGATTGCGCAAAAACGAGTCTAATTTTGTTTTTTGAGCAAGCAAAAACAAGTCTAGGAAAAACAGAGTAAACGCCTTACGCGAAGCCCAGCCAAAGGCCCAGGTTACCATCTCAGCCCAGAAGCCCAACCAAAGGCCCAGAATACCCCACCCGCCGTCAGCATATTCTCCCTCGGCTCTCCTTTCCTCACTACCAGTCGCCAGTCCACTCCACACGGCGGAAACCATTTCGAAACCCCATCCCCGAAAATCCCCCGCCCCCCGAAAACTTTCCcgctcgaccccccccccccccccaaaccctagccggaTCTCCCGCCGGCGACGCCCCCGGCGGCCGGCGAGATGCACATCAAGGAGGTCTGCCTGGAGGGCTTCAAGTCGTACGCGGGGCGGACGGTGGTGCCGGGGTTCGACCCGCTGTTCAACGCCATCACCGGGCTCAACGGCTCCGGCAAGTCCAACATCCTCGACTCCATCTGCTTCGTGCTCGGCATCACCGACCTCCGCGCCGTGCGCGCCGCCTCGCTCCAGGAGCTCGTCTACAAGCAGGGCCAGGCCGGCGTCACCAAGGCCACCGTCTCCATCGTCTTCGACAACTCCGACCGCGCCCGCTCCCCGCTCGGCTACGAGGACTCGGCCGAGATCACCGTCACGCGCCAGGTTACGCATCCCACCCCCCTGCCCCGACTTACGCTGCCCACCTGTCCTTTTGACGCCTCCCTATGCGCGTGATTGGGTTCCGTGGGAGAATTTCTGAAGGGGATTTAGTGCGTCCCTTACACTTCTGTCCTTAGTGGTTCGAATTTGACGCTAATTGTTGAGTCGGGAGTTGTTGTCCGTCTGCCTGTTGGTCCTCGAGATCGTGATACTGACTGGAGGTGGATTTTAGAAAGGATTTTTAGGAGTTTTGTACTATGGATATGCTCTAGATTTAGGTCGTTGTGGACTTTTGGCATTCCAGTATTTATGCGCAAGAATGTTTTCCACTAACAGGCAATAACGCCTTGTCAAATTTTGCAATTAATTCACTTAATTATGATGGATCTGCTTTAACTGAAGTTGCTATCTGCAGTTTATTTATTTTTCGATTAGATTCTTAATCTTTGTAGTGTTTCTATTGTGGACCATTAGTGCCTCCAGCTTTACTGAATACTGACAAGCTACTCTTGTATCTGTAGATTGTAGTTGGTGGACGGAACAAATACCTTATAAATGGCCATCTTGCACAACCTTCCCGGGTGCAGACTCTTTTCCACTCTGTGCAGCTTAACGTGAACAATCCCCATTTCCTAATTATGCAAGGACGTATTACGAAAGTGCTGAACATGAAGCCTCCAGAAATTCTTTCCATGTTGGAAGAGGCAGCCGGCACAAGGATGTACGAAATGAAGAAGGAATCTGCTCTGAAAACACTTGAGAAGAAGCAGAACAAAGTCGAGGAGATCAATAAACTTCttgatgatgaaatccttcctGCATTGGAGAAACTTAGAAAAGAGAGGTGCCAGTACATGAAATGGGCCAATGGTAACACTGAACTGGATCGACTGAAAAGATTCTGTATTGCATATGAGTTTGTTCAAGCTGAGAAAGTGCGAGAAAGTGCACTCAGTGATGTCAAACAAATCCAGGGAAAGATTGTTGAACTGGATGAAAGCACAGAAAAGCTAAAAGCAGACATAGATGAAATGGACAAAAACGTAGCTACCTTAACTGCTGAAAAAGAAGCCAAGCTAGGCGGTGAGATGAAGGTTTTGTCAGAGAAAGTGGATAAGCTCTCACATGCACTTATTAAGGAAACTTCTCTGATGGATAATCAAGAGGAAACTCTAAGGTCAGAGGAAAAGGCTGCTGAAAAGGTAATGCATTATTTATTTTCACGTCCCTCAGTACCCATATTTATTCCAAAATACTTACAGTGTGGCATATATGCCATCTGTTTATAGATCCTGAAGAACATTGAGGACATCAAGAGATCTATTGTTGAAAGAGATGCTGCTGTAAAAAATGCAGAGGACGGTGCATCTGATATGAGTAAGAGAGCAGAGGATCTGACAAAGGAGATAGATGATAGCGAGAAAGAATATCAGGTATGCAAACTTTTGCAAATCATAGAATGTATAAACTGACAACTTGACTTTGAGTTCCTGGATACTAAATTCTACTTTACACAGGGTGTGCTGGCAGGAAAAAGCAGTGCGAATGAGAAGAAATGCCTAGAAGATCAACTTAGAGATGCAAAAGCTGCTGTTGGAGAGGCAGAATCTGGACTAAAGCAGTTGACGACAAAAATAAGCCATTCTGAGAAGGAGCTGAAAGAGAAGAAAGCTCAGATGAAATCCAAGCGTGATGAAGCTACTGCAGCTGAGAAAGAGCTGAAAGCTAGGACAAAAGACTTGGATGCTATCAAGGCATCCATGGGGTCTATAAATTACGAAGAGGGCCAGATGGAAGCTCTGCAAAAGGTATGCAAAAAAGATCATTTTCCTGTGGCATAAACGGTGCATATTACTATTTTAGAAGTTCCTTAACAGGTAGGCAATGTTTGGGAACTGTTTTTCATCACTCTGTGTTCTTCCATCATTCATAGGATCGATCAACAGAGGTAGAGGTGGTTCAAAAATTGAAGGACAAAGTTCGTGCACTTTCTGGTGAGCTGGGGAATGTGAACTTCAGCTATCAAGATCCTGTCAAAAAATTTGATAGATCAAAAGTCAAAGGAGTAGTTGCGCGGCTTATTAAGATAAAGGATAGCTCCACGGCAACAGCATTGGAGGTCTGTTTCAGCAAACTCCTCATTTTTGTTTTGAAGTTGAGTTCCCCTTTCAGTGAAGGAACTGGTTTGGATGCATCAGTTTAATTCCTAGTCAAATTATGCAGGTTGCTGCTGGAGGCAGGCTATATAATGTGGTTGTTGACACAGAAACCACAGGAAAGCAGCTCCTACAAAACGGAGGGCTCAAAAGGAGGGTGACCATAATACCGTTGAATAAAATCCATACAGGCACTATACCTGATAGAGTCCAGCAGGCGGCTCGTAGAATGGTCAGTGAATGTTTTGTTTTCATTCGTTGGATATAACCTTTTTGCTGACTTTTGAGAATGTTATACTGATTTGTATGTATGTAGGTTGGAGCTGAAAATGTAACATTAGCTCTAGAATTGGTTGGCTATGACGAAGAAGTAAAGGTTAGTATTTTCATCCTATGATTGTATAATTTGTATTAGTTTTTACAGTATTCTGCACTATGTATATGCCTTGTCATTCATTATATCAACAATCTTAAATTTTGAAGAGATTCCTTATTGCAGAATGCTATGGCTTATGTCTTTGGCTCGACATTTGTATGTCGAAATATGGAGGCAGCAAAGGAGGTAATGTAGCTTTCTTCAGAAATATGTTCTAGTCATTCTAGTTCTAACTGAGTCTGCCTATCCAAGTATAATATATGTTCAGTGTTGGTTCTTACTGAGACAGTTGATTCTCTTGTTATAGATTGCCTTCAATAGGGAAGTTGGCAGTACAAGTGTGACTCTTGAAGGTGACATTTTCCAGCCTAGTGGGCTATTGACCGGAGGCAGTCGCAGGTAATATTGTGTCACATTTCACATTTCACTTGGTGTTAATGCTTGCATCTGATTTATTTTCAGATGAATTTTGAAATGGGTGTTCCTTTCCTTTGCCTTCCCTGTTGTTTTGGATCATGTAGTACATTTCTTTTATCACCCCTCGGCTTTAAAACTGTCAAAGTAGCCCCGAAGGAATTGACTACTGTTTAAATAACCCCCGAGACGGTTTTGGCACTGTGGTAGGTGACATGGCTGAGGAGGTGGTATATCACCTCCACATCATGTAAAATGTTAGGAAACAAAATAAGTCAGGAAAATCAGTTTACTTTTAAATTGGATTTACAAAAAGCCTGTAATTTTAATAATTTTTAAAGGATTCCAAAACGGAAAAACTATACTTTTCAAATTGTTTGGAAATATGAATTGATCAGATTTCTGATTCTGGAACAGATTTCACCTGTTCTGTTGAAATTTCAAAATCAGGAAACAAATGAATTTCTTTTGTCATCCTGGGAATTTGTTTCTAAAATAGGAATAATTTTACCTGGGCCATTTCTTTTACCTGTTAGCTTTTTAGATGATGTGGCGGACAAGTAGGCGCCACATGCTGAATTGTCAACCACCCCGCCTGTCGTGGTGGTAAAACCACACTCAGAACGATATATTTTGGGATCATTTTAATGGTATTTAACTGCTTAGGGGCTGCTTAGAGGGTTTTGAAGCTCAAGTGGTTATGTTGACTTGGCCCCAAAACCTCAGGGGGGTGATCTAGACTTTTTCTAAAAACAATTATTTTTCCTTAGCATTCTTAAGGGGCTCTA is from Triticum aestivum cultivar Chinese Spring chromosome 3A, IWGSC CS RefSeq v2.1, whole genome shotgun sequence and encodes:
- the LOC123062811 gene encoding structural maintenance of chromosomes protein 2-1, with translation MHIKEVCLEGFKSYAGRTVVPGFDPLFNAITGLNGSGKSNILDSICFVLGITDLRAVRAASLQELVYKQGQAGVTKATVSIVFDNSDRARSPLGYEDSAEITVTRQIVVGGRNKYLINGHLAQPSRVQTLFHSVQLNVNNPHFLIMQGRITKVLNMKPPEILSMLEEAAGTRMYEMKKESALKTLEKKQNKVEEINKLLDDEILPALEKLRKERCQYMKWANGNTELDRLKRFCIAYEFVQAEKVRESALSDVKQIQGKIVELDESTEKLKADIDEMDKNVATLTAEKEAKLGGEMKVLSEKVDKLSHALIKETSLMDNQEETLRSEEKAAEKILKNIEDIKRSIVERDAAVKNAEDGASDMSKRAEDLTKEIDDSEKEYQGVLAGKSSANEKKCLEDQLRDAKAAVGEAESGLKQLTTKISHSEKELKEKKAQMKSKRDEATAAEKELKARTKDLDAIKASMGSINYEEGQMEALQKDRSTEVEVVQKLKDKVRALSGELGNVNFSYQDPVKKFDRSKVKGVVARLIKIKDSSTATALEVAAGGRLYNVVVDTETTGKQLLQNGGLKRRVTIIPLNKIHTGTIPDRVQQAARRMVGAENVTLALELVGYDEEVKNAMAYVFGSTFVCRNMEAAKEIAFNREVGSTSVTLEGDIFQPSGLLTGGSRRGGGDLLRKLHELAKAEADLSEHEDRLSVIEQKIAVLLPLHKKYAELKSQFELKSYDLSLFQSRVEQNEHHKLGELVKKLEQELQESKEELKEKQVEHKKCVSTVSDLEKTIKTYGSEREGRLKALEKKIKSLKSEMQAMSKQLKAYQSERERLIMEKDAVANELASLEEQLITSKAQITALSETWGTHKSKVAATKLEYDQAESELNIGRSKLKECDSQINSISKEQQKLQQLLGDSNVERKKMENEVKRMEIEQKDCSSRVDKLMEKYSWIATEKQLFGKSGTDYDFASCEPHKAREELDNLQAQQSGLEKRVNKKVMAMFEKAEDEYNDLISKKNIIENDKSKIKKVIEELDEKKKETLKVTWLKVNKDFGSIFGTLLPGTMAKLDPPEGGTFLDGLEVRVAFGTVWKQSLSELSGGQRSLLALSLILALLLFKPAPLYILDEVDAALDLSHTQNIGRMIKAHFPQSQFIVVSLKEGMFNNANVIFRTKFVDGVSTVTRTVPSKQK